The Thermodesulfobacteriota bacterium genome segment GTAGTTATATCAAATTGTTGTCGCTTTTTCATATACTGCAAAAAGAATAAAAAGTCCACTACAAAATGCGCTTTTTTTATGTATTACGGATAGTTATATCCGTGGATGGACACTAACTAAAGCCAAAAAGTGGAATCGGGCTTGAAAATCACCTGATTCCACTTTACTATTTGACCACCGGTATCATTGAAGTATTATAGTTTCGTTATCACTAGAAAAACTATATAATTCTACTTTCTTAATTTTCTGAGTTTACCTGCAAAAAACAACCCAAAAACCCCAAAAAACCGCTAATTTTCTCATCTTTAAATCAGCTATTAAAACTTTTAATAGATCTCCCATAAATATCCGTTTCGTCTCACAATAGTCTCATATATAGCTCTATAAACCCTTATTTTTAAATTTCTGAGTTCATTTGTCCCCCCACAATCCATCACGGGCACAATTTCGGGCACAATCCACGATTTTAATGAAAAAAAGGGCTAACCACTGACGGCTAACCCCTTGAAATTGCTGGTGCGCCCGGCAAGATTCGAACTTGCGGCCTACGGATTCGTAGTCCGGCGCTCTATCCAGACTGAGCTACGGGCGCATGCGGAAATAGATTGTATTTTTTCTGCTTCATAAGCTATACAGGTTTTTATGTCAAATACAAAACACATAAAATTTTTAAATCTGGCGCTTGAAGAGGCTAAAAAAGCTGGACAAAAAGATGAGGTTCCTGTAGGTGCTGTGGTCGTTGCAGAAAAAGGAAAAATTCTTTCTTCTGCACACAACCAAACCATTGGCCTTTGCGACCCCACTGCACATGCTGAAATACTTGCCATGCGGAAAGCCGCATCAAAGGAGCAAAATTACAGGTTGTTAAACACCACACTGTATGTTACGGTCGAACCCTGCATCATGTGCATGGGAGCCATTATTCATGCTCGCATTTCAACCGTTGTTTTTGGTGCATTTGATGCTAAATGGGGCGCTGCCGGATCGCTGTATAACCTGGCAATCGATCCCAGGTTGAATCATTTGCCTGAAATCATACCGGGCATTTGTGAGGAAGAATGCAAAGTATTAATGCAGGATTTTTTTCGTTCCAAGCGAATCTAATGAACGCCACCTAACCACTCAAAAAAGGAGTAAACATTGTCCAATATAGTTATCGTCGGAACCCAATGGGGAGACGAAGGAAAAGGCAAAATTGTTGATCTGCTGTCAGAATATGCGGATATGGTCGTTCGCTTTCAGGGAGGGAACAATGCCGGTCACACCGTGGTGATTGAAGGAAAACAGTTTATCAGCCATCTGGTACCTTCCGGTATTTTACAGAAAAAAAGGTGCGTCATCGGAAACGGTCTGGTGGTAGATCCTGAGGTCTTGATCGAAGAACTCGATAACTTAAAGACCATGGGCATAAACGCCCAACCATCCGACCTGATGATCAGTGAAAAAGCCCATGTGATTATGCCTTATCACAAGAGTATTGATCATGGCCGGGAAAAAAAGAAAGGCGACAACAAAATCGGAACCACCGGTCGCGGTATCGGACCGGCATATGAAGATAAGGCCACCCGTAGGGGGATAAGATTCGTCGACCTGATTAATGCGGAAGTTTTTAAGGAAAAATTGGCAACCATTTTAGAAGAAAAAAATTTTTATCTAAAAAATTACCTTTCTGCTGAAACATTAGACCCTGAAGTTATCATTAATCAGTACACTCGTTACGCACAGCGCCTTGCTCCACATGTAGCAAATATTTCCGTGGCCATCAATGATGCTATCAAAGAAGGAAAACAGGTCCTTTTTGAAGGAGCCCAGGGAACCCATCTTGACATTGATCACGGTACCTACCCTTTTGTGACCTCTTCCAACACTGTGGCAGGAAATGCATGCAACGGCGCCGGTGTGGGTCCAACAGAAATATCCGCTGTCATTGGTATCGTCAAAGCTTACACCACCCGGGTTGGCAGGGGGCCTTTTCCCACCGAGCTTTTTGATGAAACCGGTGACTTTATCCAGGAAAAAGGAGCGGAATTCGGCGCAACCACCGGTAGAAGGCGAAGATGCGGATGGCTTGACACAGTCATCCTGAAAAATGCCGTTCGTTTAAACGGGCTTACCGGCGTCACCATCACCAAACTGGATGTACTCGGAGGTCTTAAATCACTGAACATTTGCACGGCATATGAATATGAAGGCCGGGCGCTAAAGCATTTTCCTGCCAGCCTGAAAGTCCTCGCCGGCTGTAAACCCACCTTGGAAACCCTGCCTGGATGGTCCGAGGATATTTCAGGCATTCGAAAAATCGAAGATCTACCTGAAAATACAAGAAATTATCTAAAAAGAGTTGAAGAGCTTATCGAAACCCCCATAGATATTGTATCGGTAGGTCCGGGAAGAGATGAAACGATTGTGATAAAAAATCCTTTCGGTGAATAATGTTTGACATTTGCTGTTCATTAACATAAATATCCAAAAACCTATGTCGGGACGTGGCTCAGCCTGGTAGAGCACAGCGTTCGGGACGCTGGGGTCGCTGGTTCAAATCCAGTCGTCCCGACCAGTTATATCAAATAGTTAAGCCGGATTGTAAAATCCGGCTTTTTTCATTTTTGGCTATGTATAGCCGGTACATTTCGAGTTATTTCTTCATAACCCTCTTTTGCTGATGAGGGCTAAAATTGATCACGCCTAAGTCCTCCGCCACATCTTTTGCCAGAATATCAGGGTGGTTCGCAAGCTGTACCGCTTTGATCTTAAATTCGTCCGAATACCGGTTTGTCTTTTTAGGTCCTTTCATTCTTCCATTTGAACACCTCCTATCCGTTAGGTTTGGGTGTCCACTTTTTTGGGGTAAGTTCTCTGCCCTTCTTCAACTGCTAGTTCGCTATATTTATGTCATATTTATTTATTGAATTGCCCCGCTATAGAAAAACCACCCATAACCAACAGTAAAAAGAAAATTTCCCCATAAGCCGTGTTCGATAGCAGTAATGAGAATTGAGCGACTCTGATTGTAGCGAAAAGCAAATAATACACCCCCGAATGTCGACAAGACGGGTGCCAGCCAGTTACCATACAGAATATGGGCCAGGCCGAAACTCAAACCATTTACTATGATGAGAGTTTGCCTCCTTGGGAACAGATCTCCATATCGGTGAAAAAAGAATGCCCTGAATATAATTTCCTGTGGGTAGGCTGCAAGAAGTGGATATGCAAGCATGACCAACAGCCAAATTTCCGGTTTTGATTTCGGAAATGCCAGAAAGAGTTCGGGAATAATAAACAATGCTGCAAGAGTCATGATGGCAGCCAATGGAATAAATGTGATGAATACTTTTTTCAAATCCTCACGAAAATGTTCATCTGTCCAAAGTTGCATTTGAACGAGCTGTCGGCTGCAGCGCAAGTAGAAATAACAAATGAGTGCCAAGAAAAAGACCAATGGTACAATAAAAAAAGCCAGCTGAAACCTAATAAAGAAAAAGGAGAGGGGAATAACGAAAAAAAACAGCAAACATTCGGCCCACCTTAAAATATTTTTAGTAATACTAATCACCTATAAACCTAATTATCGTTAACAATCTAAGCATTATCCAAAATAACTATCTTCCAAATCGCTGTGTTTACCCAGAAGTGCCAACTCCATAGAACTGAGCTATTACTTGTCATTTAAAAACGCTATCATCAGCCGTTGGAACCGCCGGTATCAATAACTAAATGATAACAAACCTCGATTTCTTTATGAACCTCAAAAGAACTCCCCGGTTTCAATCGGCTGAATGCTTTGTTATGCAATATATGTGAGATACGATCCCAAATTCCTTTCCATTGATATTTATGACTCCCACCTACACTTTGATAATCTTTCTACCCAAATGAAGGACGTCTGGCAGCAGCTGTAGATATATAGCTGTTTTCCCAGCAACATCATAGGCATCCAGTCCTTCGTTGGTCAGTTTTTGGCGAGCAGCATAAATCGTCCTTTTGAGCACTTTTCTGACACGGAGCTTGTTCATCCCAAATTCCAAGAGTGGCGTTATAAAGGGTGCCACAATTGCGCCCGCCAGTATGCCCCCG includes the following:
- the tadA gene encoding tRNA adenosine(34) deaminase TadA produces the protein MSNTKHIKFLNLALEEAKKAGQKDEVPVGAVVVAEKGKILSSAHNQTIGLCDPTAHAEILAMRKAASKEQNYRLLNTTLYVTVEPCIMCMGAIIHARISTVVFGAFDAKWGAAGSLYNLAIDPRLNHLPEIIPGICEEECKVLMQDFFRSKRI
- a CDS encoding CPBP family intramembrane glutamic endopeptidase, which gives rise to MLFFFVIPLSFFFIRFQLAFFIVPLVFFLALICYFYLRCSRQLVQMQLWTDEHFREDLKKVFITFIPLAAIMTLAALFIIPELFLAFPKSKPEIWLLVMLAYPLLAAYPQEIIFRAFFFHRYGDLFPRRQTLIIVNGLSFGLAHILYGNWLAPVLSTFGGVLFAFRYNQSRSILITAIEHGLWGNFLFTVGYGWFFYSGAIQ
- a CDS encoding adenylosuccinate synthase — protein: MSNIVIVGTQWGDEGKGKIVDLLSEYADMVVRFQGGNNAGHTVVIEGKQFISHLVPSGILQKKRCVIGNGLVVDPEVLIEELDNLKTMGINAQPSDLMISEKAHVIMPYHKSIDHGREKKKGDNKIGTTGRGIGPAYEDKATRRGIRFVDLINAEVFKEKLATILEEKNFYLKNYLSAETLDPEVIINQYTRYAQRLAPHVANISVAINDAIKEGKQVLFEGAQGTHLDIDHGTYPFVTSSNTVAGNACNGAGVGPTEISAVIGIVKAYTTRVGRGPFPTELFDETGDFIQEKGAEFGATTGRRRRCGWLDTVILKNAVRLNGLTGVTITKLDVLGGLKSLNICTAYEYEGRALKHFPASLKVLAGCKPTLETLPGWSEDISGIRKIEDLPENTRNYLKRVEELIETPIDIVSVGPGRDETIVIKNPFGE
- a CDS encoding transposase — its product is MKGPKKTNRYSDEFKIKAVQLANHPDILAKDVAEDLGVINFSPHQQKRVMKK